In Erigeron canadensis isolate Cc75 chromosome 1, C_canadensis_v1, whole genome shotgun sequence, a single window of DNA contains:
- the LOC122585262 gene encoding uncharacterized protein LOC122585262 isoform X1: MNSDEETPTTSPPKLVPTTTTTVKPPSTWLQRLYTSKGFQDSDHFLSNKIDPPTHHTIPTKNIPQKHTNNNNNENQNGSDLINNILSELFCMGDYENPTRIIKKKITRKQHCPRFYVVPKNPDTFEKVNVSVPQNPGVVRKVKVSVPQIPDAFGKVKVPVPLTLTGEKKVRVKVKVKRREVVEEEEEEEEEGEDWDASGYSQTEVTVIDTSVSDWKFDRVLYRKKKTNVWKVGDTKGKGVLRNCGFGNKRKRDDNENVNDVYKKKKKLKFREENDVEKKIKKKKKLIFCNSLSYVDMDGGAPMVRMKSAQGHEQGPVVVAAFKLKQDNCSQAL; this comes from the coding sequence ATGAACTCCGATGAAGAAACTCCGACAACTTCACCACCCAAATTGGttccaaccaccaccaccaccgtcaaaCCACCGTCCACATGGCTCCAACGCCTTTATACCTCCAAAGGCTTCCAAGATTCCGATCACTTTCTCTCCAACAAAATAGACCCACCAACTCATCATACAATACCCACCAAAAATATCCCTCAAAAAcacactaataataataataatgaaaatcaaaatGGGTCTGATTtgataaacaatatattatctGAATTGTTTTGTATGGGAGATTATGAAAACCCAACaagaattattaagaaaaagaTTACTAGGAAACAACATTGTCCTAGGTTTTACGTAGTTCCGAAAAATCCGGATACTTTTGAAAAGGTTAATGTTTCAGTTCCTCAAAATCCGGGTGTTGTTAGAAAGGTTAAGGTTTCGGTTCCGCAAATTCCGGATGCTTTTGGGAAGGTTAAGGTGCCGGTTCCGTTGACTTTGACTGGTGAAAAAAAAGTGAGGGTGAAAGTGAAGGTGAAGAGAAGGGAGGTTGtggaagaggaagaagaagaagaagaggagggagAGGATTGGGATGCTTCAGGGTATTCGCAAACCGAGGTTACTGTTATCGATACGAGTGTTTCGGATTGGAAGTTTGATAGGGTATTgtatagaaaaaagaaaacgaatGTGTGGAAAGTCGGGGATACGAAAGGTAAAGGGGTGTTGAGGAATTGTGGTTTTGGAAACAAGAGAAAACGGGACGATAATGAGAATGTGAACGATGTatataagaagaagaaaaaattaaagtttcgagaagaaaatgatgttgaaaagaaaataaagaagaaaaagaagttgattTTTTGTAATTCATTAAGTTATGTAGATATGGATGGAGGAGCACCTATGGTTCGGATGAAATCTGCTCAG